The Novipirellula galeiformis genome contains a region encoding:
- the purB gene encoding adenylosuccinate lyase, translating into MSTDLPNILASRYASEAMVKIWSPANKVVLERELWIAVLEAQKDLGVNVPDGVIEAYRSVIDRVDLFAIDARERVTKHDVKARIEEFNELAGHEHVHKGMTSRDLTENVEQLQIRSALNLVRDRIVTALSLVAGRAAEYNELAIAGRSHNVPAQVTTVGKRFANVAEELLVAYDRIENLLTRYPLRGIKGPVGTQQDMLDLFQGDAGKLDQLDNRIATKLGFESCFDSVGQVYPRSLDFDVISALTQLSSGPANFARTLRLMAGAELATEGFKPGQVGSSAMPHKMNARSAERIDGFNVILRGYLTMVGGLLGDQWNEGDVSCSVVRRVAIPDAFLAIDGQLETFLTVLVDYGAYPAVIDRELRRYLPFLATTKILVAAIKAGVGRELAHEAIKEHAVAAALAMRESGRDDNDVIERLAGDDRIPMDADALRAAIGDPKLFIGNATNQVQSVIAKIDAITSKHPELAEYRPGSIL; encoded by the coding sequence GTGTCGACCGATCTACCGAATATTCTTGCTTCACGTTATGCGAGTGAAGCCATGGTGAAAATCTGGTCGCCCGCCAACAAGGTGGTCTTAGAGCGTGAATTGTGGATCGCCGTGCTAGAGGCTCAAAAGGACCTTGGTGTCAACGTGCCCGACGGCGTCATCGAAGCCTATCGCTCGGTGATCGATCGTGTTGATTTGTTTGCCATCGATGCGCGTGAACGTGTCACCAAGCACGATGTGAAAGCACGCATCGAAGAGTTCAATGAATTGGCCGGTCACGAACATGTCCATAAAGGGATGACGTCGCGCGACTTGACCGAAAACGTCGAGCAACTGCAAATTCGCTCCGCACTAAATCTCGTGCGTGATCGCATCGTCACCGCGCTCTCGCTGGTGGCGGGACGAGCGGCGGAGTACAACGAGCTTGCGATCGCCGGTCGCAGCCACAACGTTCCGGCTCAAGTCACGACCGTTGGAAAGCGTTTTGCCAACGTCGCCGAAGAGTTGTTGGTCGCCTACGACCGCATTGAAAACTTGCTCACTCGCTACCCGCTTCGCGGCATCAAGGGGCCGGTGGGCACTCAGCAAGACATGCTCGATCTGTTCCAAGGGGACGCTGGCAAGCTAGACCAACTTGACAATCGCATCGCGACCAAACTTGGCTTTGAGTCGTGTTTTGATTCGGTGGGACAAGTCTATCCGCGATCGCTGGACTTTGACGTTATTTCAGCCCTGACTCAGCTTTCCTCGGGGCCTGCGAATTTTGCTCGCACGTTGCGTTTGATGGCGGGGGCGGAATTGGCCACCGAAGGCTTCAAACCGGGGCAAGTTGGTTCGTCCGCGATGCCTCATAAAATGAACGCGCGGTCGGCCGAGCGTATCGATGGATTCAACGTGATCCTACGTGGCTATTTGACGATGGTGGGTGGGTTGCTTGGTGATCAATGGAACGAGGGCGACGTCAGTTGCAGTGTGGTCCGCCGCGTGGCGATCCCAGATGCCTTCCTAGCGATCGATGGACAATTGGAAACCTTCCTGACGGTGCTCGTTGATTATGGTGCCTATCCTGCCGTGATCGATCGTGAACTGCGTCGTTATTTGCCGTTTCTGGCCACCACCAAAATCCTCGTTGCTGCGATCAAAGCCGGCGTCGGACGCGAGCTTGCTCACGAAGCGATCAAGGAACACGCCGTTGCCGCAGCGCTTGCGATGCGCGAAAGTGGCCGCGACGACAACGATGTGATCGAGCGATTGGCGGGCGATGATCGCATTCCGATGGATGCCGACGCCCTTCGCGCTGCCATCGGCGACCCGAAACTCTTTATCGGCAATGCCACCAATCAGGTGCAAAGTGTGATTGCAAAAATCGACGCGATCACGAGCAAGCATCCCGAGCTCGCGGAATACCGTCCCGGTTCCATCTTGTAG